In the Flagellimonas sp. HMM57 genome, one interval contains:
- a CDS encoding DUF6443 domain-containing protein has protein sequence MATKNYSTYFLTGLFLLVFCFSSMGQFCPNVPQNFGFNGGTKTVVISNNSCKALSAFSNVPGWLTVTRPSGNIKIVCQANTGGSRNATITYQTNSGTQFLWVNQNAYPALPPMPSISQNCGSTVLTKGSAPSNISWYWQSSSGDTKRFAANSASSITFYSSGTHYLRARNSGGEWGPARTINYSVNLPPPTPSMPSVSNNCGNTVLTRGNPPGGITWYWQTTASDTIRSSASMNKSVTFYTNGTYYLRSRNNSSGCWGGARTINYTVDKVPGQALGTGGERCDTGTVSLTASLGSNANQVRWYATPTGGTPLHTGTNFTTPSISQTTLYYVESYNTATQCSSSSRNSVEAKVLQCSANAETYNYIYTRSYQKKSLTTLDQAWFTTNDSLIQQLTFFDGLGRPMQLTAMDRSTSGKDIVTHIAYDALGRSEKEYLPHPSVWGGTGDFRLKAKDDTSVFYDSDAYEYTDNPYSEKSFEPSPLSRVLKQAAPGNDWRMGGGHEIEFDYSVNTVTDAVARFVVTFVNGDPSSPELSKLSGHYAQGELHKTVTKDENHDGTASKLHTTEEFTDKLGRTVLKRTYAEVGSPSAVEAHDTYYVYDDYGNPTYVIPPKVDTSNGVSGTELNELCYQYKYDHRNRLVEKKVPGKDPEEIVYNTLDQPVLTRDANLQADGKWLFTKYDALGRVVLTGILNSNMTRSQAQANVENATAQYEEKVGQGYTDNAYPKISTGSPAPQVHTINFYDNYNFPLLGYTIPTDVLGQTVSQNVKGLPTGGSILVLDGNNDKWIGWARAYDEKGRMIAEGTLNDYLDTFDQMETKLDFVGRPLQTVTTHTKGANAPIVTVDDFEYDHMGRLTRQTQTIGSHTETLTENTYDELGQLVQKKVGGNLQTVDYKYNVRGWLKQINDPTTMGNDLFAFGINYNTVDHGGTPLYNGNISETEWRTANVDNGLKWYRYGYDALNRITNATNSSANYNLDLVEYDKNGNITKLERKGHTNAGATTFGNMDRLIYYYHTDSNQIRKVTDFWNDDQGFKDGTNTNNDFEYDANGNLTSDANKGITNIAYNHLNLPTQVTVSNSEHNGTIDYVYDARGRKVQKILTNNGSITATTQYADKFIYENGNLQFFSHPEGYVMPNGNNYDYVYQYKDHLNNVRLSYSDSDGNGSIDPSNEIIEESNFYPFGGKHKGYNNVTSPNGNSTAQMWKFGNKEYDESLGLETYDFGARNYDPWLGRWANIDPKAHKYFSYSPYNYAVNNPLIFVDPDGKELILAGNRKERRQLFREVKKLSNDRLKLNRKTGQVTVRKSGGRNKGKDLKEGTALVSNIIGSKNTVTAMTSGRFKESFGKTETMLGTNIDQRVMNVKGNNTMDGNNDPKFNIGSKDALVIFDSSDSGADVKNEDGTFGNRPNFIGLGHELIHASRIIGGQVVEGDELSRYFIDPDAPDLGPGGNPFTFSDEEIEVRDIENLIRSEHKIIRRADPVFMHPDDWKKK, from the coding sequence ATGGCGACTAAAAATTATAGCACATATTTCCTTACGGGCCTCTTCCTCTTGGTCTTTTGTTTTTCTTCAATGGGACAGTTTTGCCCAAATGTCCCACAAAATTTTGGATTTAACGGCGGTACCAAAACGGTCGTCATCTCTAACAATTCCTGTAAGGCGCTTTCCGCTTTCAGCAATGTTCCGGGTTGGTTGACCGTGACAAGACCAAGTGGAAACATCAAAATAGTATGCCAGGCGAACACAGGGGGCAGTAGAAATGCGACGATCACCTATCAGACCAATTCTGGGACACAATTTCTATGGGTGAACCAAAATGCCTATCCGGCCCTTCCCCCAATGCCAAGTATTTCACAAAACTGTGGGAGCACGGTACTTACCAAGGGCAGCGCGCCCTCCAATATTTCATGGTATTGGCAGAGTTCCTCTGGAGATACGAAAAGGTTTGCCGCAAATTCTGCGTCCAGCATCACGTTTTATTCGAGTGGAACACATTACCTAAGGGCAAGAAATTCAGGAGGGGAATGGGGTCCCGCCAGAACAATAAACTATAGCGTCAACTTGCCTCCGCCCACACCGTCAATGCCCTCTGTGTCCAATAATTGTGGCAACACTGTCCTTACGCGCGGCAATCCGCCAGGTGGTATAACCTGGTATTGGCAGACTACGGCCTCGGACACCATTAGATCTAGTGCAAGTATGAACAAGTCCGTTACATTTTATACTAACGGCACGTACTATTTAAGGTCCAGAAACAATTCCTCAGGTTGCTGGGGGGGTGCCCGAACCATCAATTACACCGTTGATAAAGTTCCGGGGCAAGCTTTGGGAACAGGTGGTGAAAGGTGCGACACCGGTACGGTTTCCCTCACGGCTTCTTTGGGCAGCAATGCAAATCAGGTTAGATGGTACGCAACACCAACGGGCGGAACCCCTTTGCATACTGGTACAAATTTTACAACGCCAAGTATTTCGCAGACCACCCTCTATTATGTGGAAAGCTACAATACCGCCACACAGTGCAGTTCAAGTTCTAGAAACAGTGTAGAGGCAAAGGTTCTACAGTGTTCCGCAAATGCCGAAACCTATAACTATATATACACCCGGTCCTACCAAAAGAAAAGTTTGACAACGCTTGACCAGGCCTGGTTCACAACAAACGATTCCCTGATCCAGCAATTGACATTTTTTGATGGGCTTGGTAGACCAATGCAGCTAACGGCAATGGACCGGTCTACCTCTGGCAAGGATATCGTTACCCATATAGCGTACGATGCCCTTGGTAGATCGGAAAAAGAATACCTGCCGCACCCAAGTGTTTGGGGAGGCACAGGGGACTTTCGACTCAAGGCAAAAGATGATACATCTGTGTTTTATGATAGCGATGCGTACGAATATACCGATAACCCCTATTCTGAGAAAAGCTTTGAACCCTCACCCCTTAGCCGTGTGTTAAAACAGGCGGCCCCTGGCAACGACTGGCGAATGGGAGGGGGGCATGAGATAGAGTTTGATTACTCCGTAAACACAGTAACGGATGCCGTTGCAAGGTTTGTGGTGACCTTTGTAAATGGAGATCCAAGCTCCCCCGAGTTGAGCAAATTATCAGGCCATTACGCCCAGGGCGAACTCCACAAAACGGTCACCAAGGACGAGAACCACGACGGCACCGCTTCCAAACTGCACACCACCGAGGAGTTCACGGACAAGCTGGGCAGGACAGTGCTAAAGCGCACCTACGCAGAAGTCGGGTCGCCGAGCGCAGTCGAGGCGCACGACACTTACTACGTGTACGACGACTACGGCAACCCTACCTATGTGATACCACCAAAGGTGGACACTTCCAATGGGGTGAGCGGTACCGAGCTCAACGAGCTCTGCTACCAGTACAAATATGACCACCGCAACCGTTTGGTGGAGAAAAAGGTACCGGGCAAGGATCCAGAGGAAATTGTGTACAACACATTGGACCAGCCCGTGCTCACGCGCGATGCCAACCTGCAGGCCGACGGAAAATGGCTCTTTACCAAATACGATGCCCTTGGGCGTGTCGTCCTCACCGGGATCCTTAACAGTAACATGACCCGCTCCCAGGCACAGGCCAATGTAGAGAATGCCACCGCGCAATATGAGGAAAAGGTTGGACAGGGCTATACGGACAATGCCTACCCCAAGATTTCCACAGGTTCCCCGGCACCACAGGTACACACGATCAATTTTTACGATAACTACAACTTTCCGCTCTTGGGCTATACCATCCCTACCGATGTTCTGGGCCAGACAGTCTCACAAAACGTAAAAGGGCTTCCCACGGGGGGCAGTATCTTGGTACTGGACGGCAACAACGATAAATGGATAGGTTGGGCAAGGGCGTATGACGAAAAGGGAAGGATGATAGCCGAGGGCACCCTTAACGATTATTTGGATACCTTTGACCAAATGGAGACGAAGCTGGACTTTGTGGGCAGACCTTTGCAGACCGTTACCACCCATACCAAGGGTGCCAATGCCCCCATTGTGACCGTGGACGACTTTGAGTACGACCATATGGGCAGGCTCACACGGCAGACGCAGACCATAGGATCCCATACCGAGACCCTAACGGAGAACACCTACGACGAACTGGGGCAACTGGTACAGAAGAAGGTGGGTGGCAACCTGCAGACGGTGGACTACAAGTACAACGTGCGGGGATGGCTCAAACAGATAAACGACCCTACCACCATGGGCAACGACTTGTTTGCCTTTGGCATCAACTACAACACGGTCGACCATGGCGGTACACCACTCTATAATGGCAACATATCGGAGACGGAGTGGCGGACGGCCAATGTGGACAATGGCCTAAAATGGTACCGCTACGGCTACGATGCGCTCAACCGTATCACCAATGCCACAAACTCCAGTGCCAACTACAACCTCGACCTGGTGGAGTACGACAAGAACGGGAACATCACCAAACTGGAGCGAAAGGGCCATACCAATGCCGGGGCAACGACCTTTGGCAACATGGACCGTCTGATCTATTACTACCATACGGACTCGAACCAGATACGCAAGGTGACGGATTTCTGGAACGATGACCAAGGCTTCAAGGACGGTACCAATACGAACAATGACTTTGAATATGATGCCAACGGGAACCTGACATCCGATGCCAATAAGGGCATAACCAACATTGCCTACAACCATTTGAACCTGCCAACACAGGTAACCGTAAGCAATAGTGAACATAACGGCACAATCGATTATGTCTACGATGCCAGAGGCCGAAAAGTACAAAAGATTTTGACCAATAATGGCAGTATCACCGCCACGACCCAATATGCGGATAAGTTTATCTATGAGAATGGGAACCTACAGTTTTTTAGCCATCCAGAGGGCTATGTCATGCCAAACGGGAATAATTACGATTATGTATACCAATACAAGGATCATCTGAACAATGTTCGTTTGTCCTATTCTGATTCAGATGGAAATGGTTCGATAGACCCTTCAAATGAGATTATAGAAGAGTCAAATTTTTATCCTTTTGGTGGAAAACATAAGGGGTATAACAATGTCACTTCGCCTAACGGAAATAGCACAGCACAAATGTGGAAATTTGGTAATAAAGAATATGATGAGAGTTTAGGTCTTGAGACGTACGACTTTGGGGCGAGGAACTATGACCCCTGGCTTGGTCGTTGGGCAAACATAGACCCTAAAGCACACAAGTACTTTTCCTACTCACCATATAATTATGCAGTAAATAACCCATTGATTTTTGTTGACCCCGATGGGAAAGAACTTATTCTAGCTGGAAATCGTAAGGAAAGAAGGCAATTGTTCAGAGAGGTTAAAAAACTTTCCAATGACAGGTTAAAATTAAATAGGAAAACAGGTCAGGTAACCGTAAGAAAGAGTGGAGGAAGAAACAAGGGTAAAGACTTAAAAGAAGGTACAGCCTTGGTTTCCAATATAATTGGTTCAAAAAATACTGTAACTGCTATGACATCGGGAAGGTTCAAAGAGAGTTTTGGCAAAACTGAGACTATGCTTGGCACAAATATTGATCAACGAGTAATGAACGTAAAGGGTAATAATACTATGGATGGTAATAATGACCCTAAGTTTAACATAGGTAGTAAAGATGCGTTGGTGATATTTGATTCTAGCGATAGTGGTGCTGATGTCAAGAATGAGGATGGTACTTTTGGAAATAGACCTAATTTTATAGGTCTAGGCCATGAGTTAATTCATGCCTCAAGAATTATAGGAGGTCAAGTCGTTGAAGGTGATGAACTTTCACGGTATTTCATAGATCCTGATGCTCCAGATTTAGGGCCCGGTGGAAATCCATTTACCTTTAGTGATGAAGAAATTGAGGTTAGGGATATAGAAAACCTCATAAGGAGCGAACATAAAATTATCAGAAGGGCAGATCCAGTGTTTATGCACCCAGATGATTGGAAGAAAAAATAA
- a CDS encoding general secretion pathway protein GspG, whose product MRNSIKKVVSISFFNKKLDAINLQETLIVLAIIGILLLLALPNLMPLISKAKSVEAQVQLKAIYNAQTTYRYMHSKYSPVMEELDFEAPRTVEENGTANYVYEILSADNATFKARAEAITDFDGDGVFNVWEIDESGNPKQIVKD is encoded by the coding sequence ATGCGCAACTCGATTAAAAAGGTGGTATCAATATCTTTTTTTAATAAAAAGTTGGATGCCATTAACCTACAAGAGACTTTAATTGTACTAGCCATAATAGGGATTCTTCTACTGTTGGCGCTCCCCAATCTTATGCCCTTGATCTCAAAAGCCAAAAGTGTTGAGGCCCAAGTACAGTTAAAGGCTATTTACAACGCCCAGACCACGTACAGGTATATGCACAGCAAATATTCTCCCGTAATGGAGGAACTGGATTTTGAAGCACCACGAACGGTCGAGGAAAACGGAACGGCCAACTATGTTTACGAAATACTCAGTGCAGACAATGCCACTTTTAAGGCCAGGGCAGAAGCCATAACGGATTTTGATGGGGATGGTGTCTTTAACGTCTGGGAAATTGATGAAAGCGGAAATCCCAAGCAAATCGTGAAAGATTGA